Below is a genomic region from Treponema sp. OMZ 798.
TTTTTGAAAAGCGGAGGAAATTAAGACGGGCTGTTCAAAATCTGCTGTTTCGGCAGCCGAAAATTCCCTCCAGTTTTTTTCTCTCATATTTTAAGTGCTTTAGGTTTTAAATATTTTCGACGCCGAACATCAAGGCTGCCATAACCTTTGCATCGTTTACTATATTGTCTATAAATGCATACTCGTTGGGCTGATGGCAGCTGTCATCAAGGGAGCTCCAAACAACGGCATTAAAGCCCTTGGCCCTAAGGCAGGCTGCTACAGTTCCGCCTCCTATTCCTATTATAGAAGTTTCAATTCCTTTTACCTTTTTTACGGCAGATGAAAGAACTTTTACAATCTTTGAGTCCTTAGGCGTTGCAGGAGAGGCTTCCGGTTCATCATATTCAAGCCTGATAGTAACACCGTATTTTTTTTCAACCTCTGAAGCTCTTTTTTGCATTTCTTTTAAGACCTCATTTACATCATACGATGGAAGAATGCGGCAGTCCACATAAAAAACGTCATCTCCCGGAATTGTGTTTACATTCGGTACATTGGCTTCTTTTTTAGTCGGCTGAAAGGTCGAATAATTAGGTGAAAATAAATCGTCTTTTTTGTTAAAGTGATTTTCAAGATCGTTTAAGCGAAGGGCAAGGTCGCAGGCTGCAACAAAGGCATTCTTACCCGTGTTCGGCATTGAGGCATGGGTTTGAACTCCCTTTGTGATAACCTTAAGCCAAAGGCTTGTTTTTTCGGCAATTTCTATTGTTTCTCCCTTAGGATCTCCTCCGTCCGGTACAAGAATCAAATCGTCTTTTGTAAAAAGATTGTGGTTGTTAAGAAGGTAGATAATACCGTATTGCGAGCCGACTTCTTCATCGGCAACAAATAAAAGCTTAATCGTGTGCTCCGGGGTGATTCCCAATTTAATAAAACTCAAGGCTGCAAAAACCGAAGAAACAAGGCCCTGCTGGTTGTCTTCAACTCCGCGCCCGATGAGCTTTCCGTCTTTTTCGATTACTGTCCAAGGGTCGCTTTCCCACTTAGACAGGTCTCCGGGAGGAACAACATCCAGATGGCTCATAATCCAGAGCCTTTCCCTATCGTTTTTTCCGGGAATGGTAACAATCAAATTGGGGCGTATCTTTGAAGAAACCCTCTCATCGGGGGCATCAAATCTTTCAAAATTGCTAAACCCTGCCTCTTTTAAGTATTTTTCCAGGGCTTCACATTTTTTTAATTCTCCGTCCCCATCGGATTCCGGAGCCATTGCAGGAATCGAAGTTAAAAGCTTTTCCAATCCTATAATATCTTCTTTTTTGGATTCAATAAAATCGGTAATTTTTTTAAAGGTACTCATTTGCGTATTTTATCAAAAAAAGTTCAAAAATACAATCGGCAGAAGATAATTAATAAAGTATTTTAGGTAAGTAGGTTGACAATTCGACTTTTTCAAAATATACTATAAATGTGCAATGTTTCTATTTTTCAATGCACAAAGGTATGAGAGGTTAAAACTTGTTACAGCTGTCATTTTTGAATTTTAGAAAAGGCTCATATATTCTCATAGAAGGAAAGTCGGATACCGATCATTTTTATATTATACAAAGCGGAAAAGTGCAGATTGCAAAGGAAGATGAAGTTGTTGTTGAAGAAGGCGGAAACGTTTTGGGGCCGGGCGACTTCTTAGGTGTTGTTTCCTGCATGTCGGGACATAATCAAATTGAAACAGCTATCGCTTTGACTGATGCACTTTTGATTTCAGTTCCATACGGTCAGTTCCCCCATCTAATCGAAAAGAATACTTCTGTTGCTATGAAGATAATTTATTCTTTTTCAAAAAAAATGCGTTATTTGGATGAGGCCTTGACCCGCATTACTCTAAAGCGGAATGTTGTAACCAGTATTTCCCATCTTTTTACTATAGGTGAATATTATTTGAGGATGTCTAAATTTGATTTGGCTCTTTATGCATACTATCACTATTTGAAGGCTCAGCCCAAGGGTGAATTTGCAGATGCAGCCCAAAAAAGGGTTATGGCAATTAAGGCGATGGGGGTTAAGATACCCATGGAAGTCCTTGAACCTCCTACAAACCAAATGATAAGGCTCTACGATAAAGAACATATGGTTTTTTGTGAATGTCAATCCGGGGCGGAATTGTATATTATTCAAAAAGGACATGTAAAAATCACAAAGATTTTGGATAACAATGAAGTTCTGCTGGCCGTTTTAAAAGAAGGCGATATGTTCGGTGAGATGGCCCTTTTGGAAAATAAACCCCGATCTGCAAGTGCTATTGTTACAGAAGAAGGATGTCAGCTTTTAGCGGTAAACCGCCAAAACTTTAACCAAATGGTTTCAACTCAGCCTCAGTTGATTGCCCGTCTTACAACTACTTTCGCCGATAGGATCTGGGCAATGTATAAACAGCTTGCAAACACTCTTATAAAAGACCATGTCGAAAAAATGTACGATATGCTTGCAATTCAATTGGAAAAATTGAGAATTAAACCTGTAAAGGGCAAATACCACACCTTTAATTTCGGTCCCGTTGAATTGGCAAATATGTGCGGCATACCTAAAGAAGAGGTATCTGAAGCTGTTACAAGATTTTTAAAACAGCCCATAGTAAGATGTGACGGCTCAAAAATTTCCATAACGGACGAACTTGAACTTTCAAAGCAGGCTGCTTATTTTAAAAAGATGCAGGAAATTGAAAAATCGCGTATAAATGCCCGTGCAAAAAGCGGCGGATATTGGTAGAACGGAAACACATTATGAAAAAGTTATTTTTTTATATAGTTTTTATTCTTATTAGTACTGTTTTTACTGAAGAAGCAAGTTTAGAACAAAAAACTCCCGAAAATAAAAATGAGACGGCTCAAAAACTTGAAGATACGGATTCAACTTTTGCCGAGCTTCCTGCCGGCTATAGAGAAATAAGTCTCGGCATGAATATGGATGCCGCTAAAAAAGCCCTTTTAAAAGACTCTATATTCGGATACAGGGGTGAAAGGGATATTTCTCTTTTACCGGGAAAAAACCGAAGCCTTATTGAAACAAAGGGTTCAAGTAATATTAAAAGAGCTTGGTTTCAATTCTATGAGGAAAATCTTTACATTATTATTATCCAAATGGATACGGATAAGATAGATTATTATTCAATGTATTCCGCTTTGACCTCCAAATACGGAGAGCCTTTAAGCATAGACCCCAAGAGGGCTGTCTGGAAAAATGAAACCGTATCAATGATTTTAGAGCGCCCCTTGGCAATAAAATACATTGATTTGAAAGTCTTTAATGAACTTTTAGAAAAAAGTCAAACCGATAAGGCCTACAGTGATATTTTACGAGAGGAATTTATAAATGATTTTTAAAAAGGCCATAATAGCGGTTTTGATGCTTTGTTTTTTTTCTTCATGCGACGGACAAGATAAGATGGAGACTCAAGATATCTTTATAGAAAAAATTTTAAGTGAGGAAACTAACGAAGAAACAAAAGCGGAAGATTCAGTTAAAACGAATATCGAAAAAATAAACGTAGAGCTTGCAATTACACCTGCCCAGCAGCAAAGGGGCTTTATGGAGCGGAAGGTAATTCCTGAAGGTACAGGAATGATTTTTTTATACAAAGAAGATGCAAAGCTCAGATTTTGGATGAAGAATACTCCTCACCCTCTTTCAATCGCTTTTATCGACAGCTCAGGGCTGATTAAAGAAATATATGATATGATGCCTTATAGCTTGGAAACGGTTGAAAGTACCTATTCTGTACGCTATGCCCTTGAGGTTCCTCAGGGTATGTTTAAAAGAATGAATATAAAAGAGGGAGATAAATTGACACAAGAAACAATTTATCTTTTAAAGAGAAAGATTAAATAAAAAGGAGTTTATCATGAAAAAAACGGACTTTTCCATTCCTTCATTGGGAGAATGTAAAATACAGTCTCCTATTATGCTGTCTGAAACCCACGGAGATCTGATTGCAAATTATGTAACCGATAACGAATTTATAAGATATAATTTAGAGGCCTCAATGGGTGAAGTCGGTGAGCCTCTTACTCATGCCGATCTTATCGAAAAGGCCGGGCCCCGCCAAAAGATATATTTTAGTCCTAACTATGTACATGCAGCAATTGCTACCTGCGGAGGTCTATGCCCCGGTATAAATGATGTTATAAGGGCTATAGTCCGCTGTCTTTGGACAAGATACGGAGTCCGCCGAATCAGCGGAATAAAATTCGGCTACAAGGGTTTTATTTCGGAATATGGCTTTTCCCCTATTCAATTAACTCCTGAAGTTGTAAACGGAATCCACAAAACGGGAGGCTCTTTTTTGGGTACGTCCCGAGGCGGAGGAACCAGAGTAACCGAAATAGTAGACGGAATCGAACAGATGAATATCAATATGGTCTTTTTTATCGGGGGTGACGGTACACAAAAAGGAGCTCTTGAAGTTTCAAAAGAGATTGAAAGACGTCACTTAAAGATTTCCGTAATAGGTATTCCCAAAACGATAGATAATGATCTTTCCTTTATACAAAAGTCCTTCGGCTTCGATACGGCTATTGCAAAGGCTACGGAGTCTGTGGCAGCAGCCAACATGGAAGCGAGTTCCCAGATTAACGGTATAGGCTTGGTAAAGCTCATGGGAAGAGAGTCCGGGTTTATAGCAACACATACGGCCATCGCCTGCCACGAGGCTCACTTTGTTCTTATCCCCGAAGTCCGCTTTGAATTAGGCGGAGAGAACGGCTTTTTAAAACTTTTGGAAAAAAAGCTTGTCGAAAACGGCTATGCCCTCATTGTTGCAGCCGAAGGAGCCGGCCAGCACTTAATGAATATTGAAGAAGGAACTGATGCTTCAGGAAATAAAAAGCTTGCTGATATAGGTTTGTTTTTGAAGAAAGAAATAACCGATTACTTTGATAAGATCGGAATGCACATAAACCTAAAATACATTGATCCCAGCTATCAGATTCGGTCTTCAATCGCGGCCCCCATCGACTCTGTTTATTGTGAACGATTGGGAAACAATGCGGTTCATGCTGCTATGTCAGGAAAAACCCGTACACTTATCGGGCTTGTCAACAATAAATTCGTGCACTTACCGATTGAGCAAATAGTCTCAGAAAGAAAGCATGTTAACCCTGAAAGCTCTTTGTGGCGGGATGCTTTGGATGCTACAGGTCAGCCCACAACAATGATATAAACTAAGATAGGATGTAGATTTTTGTGAAGCGGCTTTTTATTCTTTTTTGATAAAAAGCTGCATTAGCATGGTAAAGTCGTAGATTTTTTTGTAGGCCTCGACAAGCCACTCCCTTACAGGCCTTTCAGAATGTTGTTCAATTTCTTTCCAGTTTTGGATTAATTCCCGTCGAGGCTTGTCATAATCGGCTATTATTATTTTAAAGTTATTGCCTATTACTATTATGTGTTTTAGTGAAATATTTATAAGCTTAAGGGCTGTTTCGTTTACATCATTTAAAAGCTTTGCGGCCTGCCTTCCGGCTTCCTTTTCTCTTTCCATTCTGGAAAGAAGGGTCCGGAATTTTACCCCTACATCGGAAACTTCAGAAAGTTTGTCATCGAACTCTATTGTTTTGGAAGTTATTTGAATTATTGCATGGAAACTATTGGAAAAGTCCGATGTAGTGCCTGCAAAGCTGCCCCAATTACCCCTTACTAAAAATAAGTCGCACAGAGCCCTGACGTCCGTTTTTACATATTCTATTAAAAAGGATTTTAGATAGCTCAGTTCTTCGGTATAGCTATATCCCGACAAGCCTCTTTTTGTAAAAGCCTTGTTGGCGTCCGCAGTGTAGTTCTTCATCCCGGAAATTATTTGATCTCCGAATATTTTACTTATCAAAACCGCTACCTTTGAAGATCTTTGTTCCTCGATGAGCTTGTTTATCACATTTTGGGTAGATGTTTTAATTTGAGAAACATAGGTATCGGTTACTTTTTCGGTAAATGGAGAGGTTTCAACCGTGTAAATTATATCTTCTGTAATATGTTGAATAATATATTCGAGAGCTCGTGAGCGGCGGAGGTCATTTAGGGCTCCTAAAAGCTTTTTCCATTGGCCTGCATGAACCGGCTGAATATTTTTATAGGTTTTTATTATATCGAAGATAAGATTCCAATCGGTATCTATACTCAGCTGATAAAAAACCGAGGCAAAATCTTTTAAGTCTTCGGTAATATATTCTCCCCTTATTGCCTGAAAGTTGGGAGTGTAGTTGAAATTATTTTCGACAAAGTTAGAATCGAATTTTCGAAGTAAAAAATAGTAGTCAAAAAGCACAAAGTGAATAAAGGCATCAAGATGTTGATAGCTTAGGTCGATTTTTTGCGTTTGATTGGAATCAAGCTCCCCTACAAAGGTTTTTAATTCCTTTTTTACCTTTTCGGCAAGGATCTCGGCATTAACGGTTTTTGATTGTTCGATAATTGACTCTTCGGATAGAGTTTCAAGTAACTTTTTTTGCTTATCTGAGAGAGCATTTTCGACTGCAACATTTTTTAGTACCTTTGAAGATGCGGCACCGGCTAATAGGGGCCTGGCCGGGCCTACTACCTTATATATACTATAAAAAAACTGAGCTGCTTGAGGTAATACCTCTTGAGAACTCGATTTATACCATTTGCTGTATCTGGTTTTTCCTATATTTTTTGCAATATCCTTCAACTTCCGCCTTTTTAAGGCCTCCGGACTGTCTGAGGACATAAACAAACCTAATATTTTTTGGAAAAAACTTTCTTTTTTACTGGGCATGGTAATAATATGAGTTAAATCAGCTGATTTGTCAACCGGTTCAGATATTCACAGCGTAAAACGAGTTGAGCAAAAAATAACGGCCTGTGCCAGGGCAGGCATAGGCCATTATCTAAGGCTTTTTAACCTGTTACTCTTCGTCGCTTTCCATTAAAAGCTTGATTACAGCTTGTTCACTTGCCGCCCTTAAAAGCTCTTCCCTTTTTTCTGCACTTTTAAATAACAAACTTATCTGTGCAAGGAATTGCAAGTGAGGACCTGTCTTATCAAGGGGTGACAGAGTCATAATAAATATTCGGGCCGGTTCTTGATCAAGAGAATCAAAGTCTACCGGATTATCTGCGATGCCTATACATGCAACGAGATCGCTTACTGAATCAGTCTTTCCATGAGGTATGGCGATACCATGCTTCATACCTGTGGACATCTTGCGTTCCCTGTCCATAACACAAGCCTTGGTAGCAACCTTGTCCTTTACTTTTCCGGCTTTTACAAGCGTATCAAGTAACTCATCAATAATAGCTTCTTTTGTAGTCCCTTTTAAGTGCAGATTAATGGTTTCAGGAGTAATGACATCCTTTAAATCTACAGAATCGGGTTTCAATGCATCTTTAAATTCCATGCATACATTCTAAGCCTCTTTTGATTAAAAGTCAAGTTTTTTTTAGTTTTTTTTCAAATTTCTTTTAATATTGCAAAATAAAAGCCTTTTTTGTTCAATTGCTGACAAAATACGGAAAAAATGATAGAATGGACTAAATGAAAAATTGAAAAATTAGAAGTTTAGGAGGAAATAAAAATGGGAATAAGAGCAAATTATCAATTTTTAAGTGACGAAAACTTAAAAGAACTCAAATCTTTTAATGCAGAAGAAGATGAAATCTTTGAGACTGCAGAAGATTGGAATGAAAATGCAGAGATATTACTCGATATAGATAAGATGTGGGATGCACTTCATTTTCTGCTTACCGGAGTGGATAGCGGCAAGCCGATAGAAAATGACCCTCTTAGTGAAGCGGTCGTTGGTGTATCTTCTCTTGATGATGTAGAAGAGTTTATAGCTTATACAGAAAAAACCAGAATTGCTGATATTGTTTCAGCTCTCGATAATTTTGATATAGAAAAAGCTTTAGAAAAATTCAGTATGAAAGAATGCAAAAAAGCGGATTTATATCCGAACATCTGGGGCTATGAAGAAGAGGCTGATGAAATAAAAGAGGAATTAATCGACTGCTTTCAAAATATGAAAAAGTTTTATAAGCAAGTGCTCGAAGTTAACGGCAATGTATTAGTTACTATTTATTAACCGGATTTGAAATTTTAGAGAATATTGGAAAAGATATTAACTAAATTATAATTTGCGGAGGCTAAAGAGGTGCAGAAAAATAATAGAAAAATAGCGTTGATTGCTATCTTGTTATTTACTATCATTCCTGTTTTTATTGTCGGAATCGCTTTTACAGTGTTGGCAGTAAAAACAAATAGAATCCAAGATGACTATGCTGTTGCTATAAATAATGAAAAGTATCAGACTCCGGTTTTAGTTGAGGGCCTAGAGGTTATAAATCAGGATGTTTCTTGCGGATATGCTGTAATTGAAATGTTTTCTGCATGGAACGGCGGAAAACTTACGGAAGAAGATCTTTATAAAAAATATGGAAAAGTCGTGACTTCCACAGGGAAAGCTTTTTGTGATGAGTTTAACCGGCAGTTCCCCGAATTTCAGACAACAATGTACAAATATCTTACTAATAGCGAGTTGATTTACAAAGTATATGACTGTTTAGCAGATGGTGTTTCTGTCCCATTTGAATGGGCAGCAAAGCACAATGAAGAATGGACATTACATTATTCGCTGGTAGTTGGAATGGATATAAGAAATGACAGCGTTATAATTGTCAATCCATACGGATATATTGAAACAGTTTCCTTAAATGAATTTGTAAATAGGACAAGTTTTAATTCATTTGAAAACATGCCTTTGTTTTATAAATTTGGATTTGCATTCGGTATTTTTGAAAAGAACACAGTTTTTATTCCAACAAGGGTACAATAAATCCCGTTTGCCGAAGTAAAACAATTAAATAAGATTGCTATGTAACAAGTACTAAAATACTTGAAACGGCTCATTAAAAATGATAAAATATATACGAATAAAAACTGTGGTATGCCACGTAAAATATTTTATATGGACTGGTGATAGTATGATTATAAAAAGAAAACAATATCTGGATCAACTTATTAAGAAAAAGGATAATGGAAGAATTAAGATAATTACAGGGATACGGCGATGCGGCAAATCATATTTGTTGTTTGAGCTATACAAAAATTATTTATTGAAAAACGGCATATCTAAAAAACAAATTATTGAAATGGCACTTGATGATATTGAAAACATTCAGTATAGAGATCCATTTAAGCTCAATGACTATATCAAGAGTAAAATCGATAATAATAAACAGTATTATATTTTTATTGACGAGATACAATTTTCAAAATCGGTAAAAAATCCGCATATCGATGACGAAGAAGAAAAAATTACTTTTGTTGATACATTACTTTCTCTGATGAAACGGAAAAATCTTGATATATATGTTACCGGCAGTAATTCAAAAATGCTTTCTAAAGATATTCTAACACAATTTAGAGATAGGGGAGATGAAATTCATATGTATCCTTTATCCTTTGCTGAAATGAGCAGCTGTTATGAAAATAAAGATAAAGCGTGGGAAGATTATGTACTCTGTGGCGGGATGCCGTTTATACTTGAACTTGAAACATTTGAAGAAAAAAGCAACTATTTAAAAAACCTATTTGAAGAAACCTATATTAAAGATATTATCGAACGAAATCAGATAAAAAATAGCGAAGAAATCGTAGAAGTTTTACTTGATTTTGTATCTTCAGCAGTAGGCTCCCTTACAAATCCCCTTAAATTATCAAATAGATTTGCTTCTGAAAAGAAGATGAATATATCTAATAATACCATTTCAAAATATTTATCTTATTTTGAAGAAGCATATATTTTGTATGCTGCTAAGCGATATGATATTAAGGGAGCAAAATACTTTTCTACGCCGCTTAAATACTATTTTGCTGATATTGGATTGAGAAATGCCAGACTCAATTTTAGGCAAGTTGAGAAAACACACATTATGGAAAATATCATTTATAATGATTTATTACGGCGAGGATTTAATGTAGATGTGGGAGTAGTGGAATATTTTCCAAATGTAAATGGAAAAACAACAAGAGTACAGTTAGAAGTTGATTTTGTTATCAACCGAGGAAATCTTAGATGTTATATTCAATCAGCCTTTGCTATCAATAGTGAGGAGAAAAAAGAACAAGAAAGAAACTCTCTAAAAAGAATTGATGACTCCTTTAAAAAAATAATCATTGTTAAAGATAATATAGTGCCGAGATACGATGAATATGGAATTTACTACATCGGAATTAGGGACTTTTTATTGATGGAAGATTTTCTTAAAGCATAGTTGGAAACACAGTTTCGGATACCGATGATATTAACTTGATTAACTGACAGAATATTGAAAAAGTGATATAATGGATTGGACGAAAAATTGACAAAGTAGAAGTTGACAAGGAGCAGCATGAAAACAAAAACGCTATATAGACAAAGCGTCTTCCCATGTGAAATTGATAGAGTGTATTCACTTTTGAAAAATCTTTCTACTTTGCAATGTATCGCAATACCTTATGCAACATTTGAACCGCAAACCAAAAGTGATGATATAGAGTGGTATCCTGGGCAGACAATAACATTCAGATTCAAAATATTTGGCATAATTCCTTATGGGATTCATACTATTAATGTTATTGAGTTTTCTAAAGAGGGGATATATACAAACGAAAGCAATACACACGTTCCTATGTGGAATCATCGAATTCAATTGATAGACAACAAGGATGGCA
It encodes:
- a CDS encoding Crp/Fnr family transcriptional regulator, yielding MLQLSFLNFRKGSYILIEGKSDTDHFYIIQSGKVQIAKEDEVVVEEGGNVLGPGDFLGVVSCMSGHNQIETAIALTDALLISVPYGQFPHLIEKNTSVAMKIIYSFSKKMRYLDEALTRITLKRNVVTSISHLFTIGEYYLRMSKFDLALYAYYHYLKAQPKGEFADAAQKRVMAIKAMGVKIPMEVLEPPTNQMIRLYDKEHMVFCECQSGAELYIIQKGHVKITKILDNNEVLLAVLKEGDMFGEMALLENKPRSASAIVTEEGCQLLAVNRQNFNQMVSTQPQLIARLTTTFADRIWAMYKQLANTLIKDHVEKMYDMLAIQLEKLRIKPVKGKYHTFNFGPVELANMCGIPKEEVSEAVTRFLKQPIVRCDGSKISITDELELSKQAAYFKKMQEIEKSRINARAKSGGYW
- a CDS encoding YfbM family protein, which gives rise to MGIRANYQFLSDENLKELKSFNAEEDEIFETAEDWNENAEILLDIDKMWDALHFLLTGVDSGKPIENDPLSEAVVGVSSLDDVEEFIAYTEKTRIADIVSALDNFDIEKALEKFSMKECKKADLYPNIWGYEEEADEIKEELIDCFQNMKKFYKQVLEVNGNVLVTIY
- a CDS encoding DUF5312 family protein, encoding MSSDSPEALKRRKLKDIAKNIGKTRYSKWYKSSSQEVLPQAAQFFYSIYKVVGPARPLLAGAASSKVLKNVAVENALSDKQKKLLETLSEESIIEQSKTVNAEILAEKVKKELKTFVGELDSNQTQKIDLSYQHLDAFIHFVLFDYYFLLRKFDSNFVENNFNYTPNFQAIRGEYITEDLKDFASVFYQLSIDTDWNLIFDIIKTYKNIQPVHAGQWKKLLGALNDLRRSRALEYIIQHITEDIIYTVETSPFTEKVTDTYVSQIKTSTQNVINKLIEEQRSSKVAVLISKIFGDQIISGMKNYTADANKAFTKRGLSGYSYTEELSYLKSFLIEYVKTDVRALCDLFLVRGNWGSFAGTTSDFSNSFHAIIQITSKTIEFDDKLSEVSDVGVKFRTLLSRMEREKEAGRQAAKLLNDVNETALKLINISLKHIIVIGNNFKIIIADYDKPRRELIQNWKEIEQHSERPVREWLVEAYKKIYDFTMLMQLFIKKE
- a CDS encoding ATP-dependent 6-phosphofructokinase, with product MKKTDFSIPSLGECKIQSPIMLSETHGDLIANYVTDNEFIRYNLEASMGEVGEPLTHADLIEKAGPRQKIYFSPNYVHAAIATCGGLCPGINDVIRAIVRCLWTRYGVRRISGIKFGYKGFISEYGFSPIQLTPEVVNGIHKTGGSFLGTSRGGGTRVTEIVDGIEQMNINMVFFIGGDGTQKGALEVSKEIERRHLKISVIGIPKTIDNDLSFIQKSFGFDTAIAKATESVAAANMEASSQINGIGLVKLMGRESGFIATHTAIACHEAHFVLIPEVRFELGGENGFLKLLEKKLVENGYALIVAAEGAGQHLMNIEEGTDASGNKKLADIGLFLKKEITDYFDKIGMHINLKYIDPSYQIRSSIAAPIDSVYCERLGNNAVHAAMSGKTRTLIGLVNNKFVHLPIEQIVSERKHVNPESSLWRDALDATGQPTTMI
- a CDS encoding ATP-binding protein is translated as MIIKRKQYLDQLIKKKDNGRIKIITGIRRCGKSYLLFELYKNYLLKNGISKKQIIEMALDDIENIQYRDPFKLNDYIKSKIDNNKQYYIFIDEIQFSKSVKNPHIDDEEEKITFVDTLLSLMKRKNLDIYVTGSNSKMLSKDILTQFRDRGDEIHMYPLSFAEMSSCYENKDKAWEDYVLCGGMPFILELETFEEKSNYLKNLFEETYIKDIIERNQIKNSEEIVEVLLDFVSSAVGSLTNPLKLSNRFASEKKMNISNNTISKYLSYFEEAYILYAAKRYDIKGAKYFSTPLKYYFADIGLRNARLNFRQVEKTHIMENIIYNDLLRRGFNVDVGVVEYFPNVNGKTTRVQLEVDFVINRGNLRCYIQSAFAINSEEKKEQERNSLKRIDDSFKKIIIVKDNIVPRYDEYGIYYIGIRDFLLMEDFLKA
- a CDS encoding M20 family metallo-hydrolase — its product is MSTFKKITDFIESKKEDIIGLEKLLTSIPAMAPESDGDGELKKCEALEKYLKEAGFSNFERFDAPDERVSSKIRPNLIVTIPGKNDRERLWIMSHLDVVPPGDLSKWESDPWTVIEKDGKLIGRGVEDNQQGLVSSVFAALSFIKLGITPEHTIKLLFVADEEVGSQYGIIYLLNNHNLFTKDDLILVPDGGDPKGETIEIAEKTSLWLKVITKGVQTHASMPNTGKNAFVAACDLALRLNDLENHFNKKDDLFSPNYSTFQPTKKEANVPNVNTIPGDDVFYVDCRILPSYDVNEVLKEMQKRASEVEKKYGVTIRLEYDEPEASPATPKDSKIVKVLSSAVKKVKGIETSIIGIGGGTVAACLRAKGFNAVVWSSLDDSCHQPNEYAFIDNIVNDAKVMAALMFGVENI
- a CDS encoding PTS sugar transporter subunit IIA; amino-acid sequence: MEFKDALKPDSVDLKDVITPETINLHLKGTTKEAIIDELLDTLVKAGKVKDKVATKACVMDRERKMSTGMKHGIAIPHGKTDSVSDLVACIGIADNPVDFDSLDQEPARIFIMTLSPLDKTGPHLQFLAQISLLFKSAEKREELLRAASEQAVIKLLMESDEE
- a CDS encoding DUF192 domain-containing protein, which encodes MIFKKAIIAVLMLCFFSSCDGQDKMETQDIFIEKILSEETNEETKAEDSVKTNIEKINVELAITPAQQQRGFMERKVIPEGTGMIFLYKEDAKLRFWMKNTPHPLSIAFIDSSGLIKEIYDMMPYSLETVESTYSVRYALEVPQGMFKRMNIKEGDKLTQETIYLLKRKIK